From the bacterium genome, the window TTCTGTGGGATTTAGCAGAAATAGGAAGTGTAAACTTAATTATTCAACAAAGCAAGAAAAAAGAAAAAATTGACATAATTATTTTACGGTGTATATTATTGCTTAATGAAAATTGAAGAGATATTATACAAACTGAGAGACGGCAAAATAGGGATACAAGAAGCGATAGATAAACTAAAGTCATTTCCGTATCAAGACATCGGGTTTGCAAAGATTGATACGCACAGGAGTTTAAGAAGGGGTTTCCCAGAGGCTATATTCTGTGAGGGTAAGACTATGGGGCAAGTTATAAAGATAGTAAAGGAGATGTCAAAATTCCATCCTGTTATTCTTGCTCTCCGTGTGAAAGAGAAAGTGTATCAGGCTTTGAAAAAAGAGTCAATACATAAAAAAGTCAAATATTACAAAGAAGCAAGAGCAATTGTAATAGGAGATGAACCAAAACCTAAAACTAATAAAATGATATTAGTTGCGACTGCAGGGACAGCTGATATTCCGGTAGCAGAAGAGTCATTTATTACAGCAAAAATGATGGGTAATAAGGTTGATAAGTTATACGATGTAGGTGTAGCCGGGATTCACAGACTTTTTAACAACAAGGAAAAACTTTTCTCTGCCAATGTTCTCATTGTTGTAGCTGGTATGGAGGGCACACTACCGAGTATTGTTGCGGGTCTTGTCTCCAAGCCAGTTATAGCAGTGCCAACCAGTGTTGGCTATGGGACAAGTTTACATGGACTTGGAGCTTTGTTTACAATGCTAAACTCATGTTC encodes:
- the larB gene encoding nickel pincer cofactor biosynthesis protein LarB, with product MKIEEILYKLRDGKIGIQEAIDKLKSFPYQDIGFAKIDTHRSLRRGFPEAIFCEGKTMGQVIKIVKEMSKFHPVILALRVKEKVYQALKKESIHKKVKYYKEARAIVIGDEPKPKTNKMILVATAGTADIPVAEESFITAKMMGNKVDKLYDVGVAGIHRLFNNKEKLFSANVLIVVAGMEGTLPSIVAGLVSKPVIAVPTSVGYGTSLHGLGALFTMLNSCSPGIAVVNIDNGFGAGYLASVINQMNLK